Proteins encoded in a region of the Cytobacillus pseudoceanisediminis genome:
- a CDS encoding anthranilate synthase component II: MILLIDNYDSFTFNLYQYLGELGQEIKVVRNDQITIEDIEKLNPEAIVLSPGPGRPEQAGVIVDVIQQFYRKLPILGICLGHQAIGYAFGAKIEKAKRIMHGKVSNLKHNGSQLFQYMPQPIHIMRYHSLIIKSGTLPGSFKVLARSMDDNEIMAIKHEDYPLYGLQFHPESVGTGLGKKILENFLQTIGREKNDENYTAEVI, from the coding sequence ATGATTCTGCTGATTGATAATTATGATTCATTTACATTTAACCTTTATCAGTATCTGGGTGAACTGGGACAAGAAATTAAAGTTGTAAGGAATGATCAAATAACAATCGAAGATATTGAAAAATTAAATCCTGAAGCCATTGTTCTATCACCTGGACCGGGACGGCCTGAACAAGCTGGAGTTATTGTTGATGTTATTCAGCAATTTTACAGGAAGCTCCCTATCCTGGGCATTTGCCTTGGCCATCAGGCAATCGGCTATGCCTTTGGGGCAAAGATTGAAAAAGCCAAGAGAATTATGCATGGCAAGGTGTCTAATCTGAAGCATAACGGATCACAGCTTTTTCAATACATGCCGCAGCCGATCCATATCATGCGTTATCATTCCTTAATAATTAAGTCGGGAACTTTGCCTGGCAGTTTTAAGGTTTTGGCAAGATCAATGGATGATAATGAAATAATGGCAATCAAGCATGAAGATTATCCTTTATACGGTTTGCAATTCCATCCGGAGTCTGTAGGAACAGGCCTTGGAAAAAAGATTTTGGAAAACTTTTTACAAACTATCGGGAGGGAGAAAAACGATGAAAACTATACTGCAGAGGTTATCTGA
- the trpD gene encoding anthranilate phosphoribosyltransferase: MKTILQRLSDRESLTEAEMKEAMDNLFANDVTDSEIAAFMVSLKTKGETVEEIAGIVKAMRDKSLTFSKKIPNVLDNCGTGGDGSSSFNISSTSAFVIAGAGISVAKHGNRSVSSKTGSADVLEHLGINLDHSPERTEEILEEIGIAFLFAPHVHPNIKRIMKVRRDLRIPTTFNLIGPLTNPVELDHQLLGIYRRDYIEMFAEVLKALGRKRAVVLNGAGFMDEASLQGENHLAILNNGKVTKKVLHPEEVGLSVSSNDAIRGGDSRENAEILLSVLKGEKGARRDTVLLNAGIGIFTGGKAETIHGGINLAKESIDSGAALEKLHRLIEASKSVHKEVI, translated from the coding sequence ATGAAAACTATACTGCAGAGGTTATCTGATCGCGAGTCATTAACAGAGGCAGAAATGAAGGAAGCGATGGACAATTTATTTGCCAATGATGTGACGGACAGTGAGATTGCGGCATTTATGGTGAGCCTTAAAACAAAAGGGGAAACAGTTGAAGAAATTGCAGGCATCGTAAAAGCAATGCGGGATAAATCCCTTACATTTAGCAAGAAAATTCCTAATGTTTTGGATAATTGCGGTACAGGAGGAGATGGTTCAAGCAGCTTTAATATCAGTTCTACTTCGGCCTTTGTGATTGCAGGAGCAGGAATTTCTGTTGCCAAGCATGGCAATAGAAGTGTATCCAGCAAAACAGGCAGTGCCGATGTACTGGAACATTTGGGAATAAACTTGGATCACTCGCCTGAGCGCACGGAGGAAATTCTGGAGGAAATTGGGATAGCCTTTCTATTCGCACCTCATGTCCATCCGAATATTAAAAGAATCATGAAAGTACGCAGGGACCTGAGAATACCTACAACTTTCAATTTAATAGGACCTTTAACCAATCCGGTTGAACTTGATCATCAGCTTCTCGGGATCTACCGGAGAGATTATATTGAAATGTTTGCAGAGGTGTTAAAAGCTTTGGGAAGAAAACGGGCAGTTGTTTTAAATGGTGCAGGGTTTATGGATGAAGCATCCTTACAGGGGGAAAATCACCTGGCCATTCTTAATAACGGCAAGGTAACGAAAAAGGTTCTTCATCCAGAGGAAGTTGGCCTATCGGTTAGCAGCAATGATGCGATCAGAGGCGGAGATTCCAGGGAAAATGCTGAAATACTCCTAAGTGTCCTAAAGGGGGAGAAGGGAGCAAGAAGAGACACGGTCCTTCTTAACGCCGGGATTGGCATCTTTACAGGAGGCAAGGCAGAAACAATTCATGGCGGGATAAATTTAGCCAAAGAAAGCATAGATTCAGGTGCTGCATTAGAAAAACTGCATAGGTTAATTGAAGCAAGTAAAAGCGTCCATAAAGAGGTGATATAA
- a CDS encoding GNAT family N-acetyltransferase: MKIKKLSQVTLEEALTAWNKGFEGYIVPIKMDIQAFVNRIASEGLSPEKSIVVFMHGEPCGIILNGFREINGRKIAWNGGTGIAPQYRGKGLSAAMMSEVLSIYKAENVHTAVLEAIEENERAIKLYKKAGYAITDQLLYLNKKLTHKEIGPLTESHLAIKKIYPEQLQSISFYDSDAAWQCQWQSAKQGEAAVLMSEDGKEEGYILYKRVLEAAGRTERIIIYQLNFTDGSAYEAMTESILGQLFLDQDDSIDFTAVNISVSNPASKALLNMGFEKRLAR, from the coding sequence ATGAAAATAAAAAAACTTTCTCAAGTTACCCTGGAGGAGGCGCTGACTGCCTGGAATAAAGGCTTTGAAGGTTATATAGTTCCAATAAAAATGGATATCCAGGCCTTTGTTAATCGAATCGCATCTGAGGGACTTTCGCCTGAAAAATCCATTGTCGTTTTTATGCACGGCGAACCTTGCGGAATCATATTGAATGGGTTCCGTGAGATTAACGGCAGGAAAATTGCCTGGAACGGAGGCACCGGGATCGCACCACAATACAGGGGAAAAGGTCTTTCTGCAGCCATGATGTCAGAGGTGCTTAGCATATATAAAGCTGAAAATGTACACACTGCTGTTCTTGAAGCAATTGAAGAAAATGAGAGAGCGATTAAGCTGTACAAAAAAGCCGGCTATGCAATTACTGATCAATTGCTTTATCTAAACAAGAAGCTAACACATAAAGAAATAGGCCCATTGACGGAAAGCCATTTAGCAATAAAAAAGATATATCCTGAACAGCTTCAGTCAATCAGCTTTTATGACAGCGATGCTGCCTGGCAGTGCCAGTGGCAAAGTGCGAAACAAGGGGAAGCTGCTGTGCTTATGAGTGAAGATGGGAAAGAGGAAGGCTATATTTTATACAAAAGAGTGCTGGAAGCAGCAGGACGTACAGAACGCATTATTATTTATCAGCTAAATTTTACGGATGGCAGTGCATATGAGGCAATGACTGAAAGTATTCTGGGCCAGCTGTTCCTTGATCAGGATGATTCGATTGATTTCACTGCAGTTAATATTTCTGTTTCCAATCCCGCATCGAAAGCTTTGCTTAATATGGGATTTGAAAAAAGATTGGCCAGGTAA
- a CDS encoding alpha/beta fold hydrolase — protein MPACIYEDTKIFYETMGKGVPIIFIHPPAMGRKVFYYQGLLAEHFQVVFPDLSGNGDTIGPEKTVTIQGYAEEVKAVLDHLEIEKAVILGYSSGGIIAQEFALSFPERTLGVILSGGFPEVLSETFKYEHIMGMYFVKHFPGFLRYVIAASHTNDPKVRKDILEHMKKANHTMWFQFYDRSLHYSCTDRLRNLSVPLLLIYGSRDFVNQHIRSYRRYVSFQAAIIKGVSHQAPTKKWQLFNQVVTGFVQQHFK, from the coding sequence GTGCCAGCATGTATTTATGAGGATACAAAGATATTTTATGAAACGATGGGAAAAGGGGTACCGATAATCTTTATACATCCGCCTGCCATGGGGAGAAAGGTATTTTATTATCAAGGCCTGCTGGCTGAGCATTTTCAGGTTGTTTTTCCTGATTTAAGCGGGAATGGAGATACCATCGGTCCCGAGAAAACAGTAACCATTCAGGGCTATGCAGAAGAGGTTAAAGCTGTATTAGACCACTTGGAAATTGAAAAAGCCGTTATCCTGGGTTATTCCTCTGGAGGCATAATTGCTCAGGAATTTGCTCTTTCTTTTCCTGAAAGGACACTTGGAGTCATACTGTCTGGCGGATTTCCAGAGGTTTTATCAGAAACTTTCAAATATGAGCATATAATGGGAATGTATTTCGTGAAACATTTTCCGGGTTTTCTGCGGTATGTAATAGCAGCAAGTCACACAAATGATCCAAAAGTCAGAAAAGATATTCTGGAACACATGAAAAAGGCGAATCATACTATGTGGTTTCAATTTTACGATAGGTCGCTCCACTACTCATGCACGGATCGCCTGAGGAACTTGAGTGTCCCCCTTCTCCTGATATATGGATCAAGAGATTTTGTTAATCAGCATATTAGGAGCTATAGGAGATATGTCAGCTTTCAGGCGGCAATAATCAAAGGTGTTTCCCACCAGGCGCCAACCAAAAAGTGGCAGCTTTTCAACCAGGTTGTAACTGGTTTTGTACAGCAGCATTTTAAATAA
- a CDS encoding MOSC domain-containing protein: protein MNVKEIISLSIGKPKKHSWKNREEISGIGKEKIESAFLTKDGFLGDGVANTDFHGGPDRAVCLYPFEHYGMWEKEFKKTFCPPAFGENICAGNMLEKDVFIGDTFSLGESVIQITQGRIPCSTISKHNEEDRLLSRIVETCFTGYFFRVLKEGTVTAGSVLKLEERKQEKVSVLQGNFIMFHDRKNRKAIEELLQIESLAAVWREKLEKALL from the coding sequence ATAAATGTGAAAGAAATTATTAGTTTAAGCATAGGGAAACCGAAAAAGCACAGCTGGAAAAACCGTGAGGAAATATCGGGAATAGGCAAAGAAAAAATTGAAAGTGCGTTCTTAACGAAGGATGGTTTCCTGGGGGATGGAGTGGCAAACACTGATTTTCATGGCGGCCCCGACCGGGCAGTTTGCCTATACCCGTTCGAACATTACGGGATGTGGGAAAAAGAATTTAAAAAGACATTCTGTCCCCCGGCATTTGGTGAAAATATTTGTGCGGGTAATATGCTGGAAAAGGATGTTTTTATAGGTGATACCTTTTCGCTTGGTGAATCTGTTATCCAAATAACACAGGGCCGCATTCCATGTTCAACCATATCAAAGCATAACGAAGAAGATCGGCTTTTAAGCAGAATTGTTGAAACATGCTTTACAGGCTACTTTTTCAGAGTGCTGAAGGAAGGAACTGTAACAGCAGGCAGCGTTCTTAAGCTCGAAGAAAGAAAGCAGGAAAAGGTATCGGTTCTGCAAGGAAATTTTATCATGTTCCATGACCGCAAAAATCGTAAAGCAATTGAAGAACTCCTGCAGATTGAGTCACTTGCAGCTGTCTGGAGAGAAAAGCTGGAAAAAGCTCTATTATAA